CCTTCAGAAATCCTCTGAAGTGCAACCGCTCGCTAATTGACCAATCAGAGGCGAGCATACGGGGAACGCATGCGCAATATCATTATTTTTAAACGACCTGAGAAGGTGGGCATCAAGGCGATAGGTGAGTTCCAATGAGTACGGAGAACATCAAATAGACAGGTGGCCTTTAGTCATAAGTGTCAAGCACAATATGTTATAACGTTCAAGAGAAAAACGTAACTTTGTAAAGCGTTTAAAGTTAAAATGGCGTCAAATGAGACCGGGTTGGTTGAAGGCAAAGTGGCTGTCATTGTTTTGCTCTTTCCTGCGGACCTAAAATGGAGGACTTGGCTAACCAGCTAACGTAGCTAGCCAACTAAGCGACTGCAGCTCATCTGTTAACGTTTGTTACTCTAGGACTATTTCCCTTGTAACCAAGCAATTGCCAGTCGCTGCATAATGTGTTCTCCAATCACCCGTTTTCTTTCAAACACCGGCTAGGTCAGTTATACACATCATTAGGCAACGTTAGCCGAATAAACTCAACTATTTAATGATTGTATTagggtaacgttagctaactacctCGTCTGCGAGGCATACACGTGTTGTTGAGATGCAAGTCAGCTAATCTCCCAGGGTAGCTCGATTTTTGTTATTGTGTCACCTTGTTGGTTTATGTGTCAATATCATACAGATTATTCATGGACGTATAGAAATGTGTGAGGAGAAATTGTAGTTGGTAGCTACCAGAGATTGAGAACACTAACGTCACTAGCTAAGTGGCTTTCTGTTTGGGCTATATCTGCTGTAAGAGAAGGTGCTGTGGCCAACTTGGTAAAAGGTGGCTGGTTCCTGTCTGTttcaacatttgatttgagttagtTTATACCTGATAGACACAAGGTTATGTTGAATTAACTGTGTGTCCATCTGACATCCCTCCCTTGTATTTCAGGCTTGCATGGACATCTAGACAGCCCACTGTTGAGGAGAAACGGCATCCACGGTGTGAGATCAAGCTCTTTGTGCCACCAACGCCCCTGTCAGGAGGACATTGGTGGGCGTTGGTTGGCAAGGGTTCTGGTTGTAGGGTTGCCACAACAATGACATCCACTGTGTTCACAAGTGGAGGATATAAGCTGGACACAGTAGGGAAGATTGATTTGGTCAAAGCTCCAGCGGGAGGAACACCTGATTCCTTCAGCATCCTGAGGAGGGAGCCAAGTGAATATGTCATCGGAGTCCCAAACGTGCTGGGCAGTATCCACAACAGCAGCGGCCAGCAGCTTCAGGGGAAAGCCAAGGTGGTGCCAGGACAGGGACAGGTTACCTGCAGGCCTGGATCTGGACAGAACCTTGGGCTTGGGTCGGGGCAAGAGGAGAACTGGGTGAGCTTTGGAGCCCAAACTCCCCAGGGCAAACCGATGGGGGGCGAAGGCACCACACCAGTTAAGAGCAAGACACTACTAGGACAGACAAACAGCAATATGGGCAAGACGGACCTTGGAGTGCACAACACTATCAAACAGCCCCGGGACGATGTAGTGGGTGGCAGGGAGGTCAGAGGGGCTGCTACGGCAGCAGTCATGGGGGCACAGTCATCAGAACACAGCCCAGACTGCAAAAGAGGGAATATTAGGAAAGGGCCTGGTCACTCCCCTACACAGACCAGCTGCATACGCCAGATCCTCCTCCTCCAACTGGAACTCAttgaacaacagcaacagcagctcCAGTCCAAGAGTAAGGAGATAGATGACCTTAAAGCTGAGAAGGAAATGGTATGCTAGCAAACACTCCAAACACAAATGTATAACATTTCAATTGTCAAAACTGGTCAGCATATTTTGTTAAAAATGTAATTTTCCAGAATAACCAGCAGCAGGTATTTTCCCTCCAACCTAGGCCAGCTCCACAATGCCACCagtggtattgtgatgtaataGCAGTGCAGCACTATTATGACATCATTGTTTCTATCAAGTGTGATGTAATTGAAGTCAACTAAATCAGCCTCAAACACATTCAATATCTTTTTGTTGTACTCTTATGGACTGTACATCTCACAAGTGTTGAAGAGAATAGGCTACCCTACAAGACAAACTATTTAAATGCCAGAAGGGGTATAAACCTCACTTTAGCCCCATTGACATGGCGTGTTTTTTCACTACTGCAGCTCATGGCGCGGATCGAGCGCATGGAGCGCCGTCTGCGGCTAGGTAAGAAGGATGGGTGTGACCAGCACCCCACCCACATCCCTAGCCGGCAACAAGACAAGGCAGCAACGCCAGGGACACCAGAGGGGCAGGGGCTGTCTGAGGGCCGCAGCAACCATACACCCCGAACGCTGAATTTTGGCAGAGGAGGCAAGGGTCACAAACGGTAGGGCTCCACATTCAGGTAGAGGTAGCaatgttttttataatttttttagaCTCCATGATATTACATACTTCCTAGATGCATACATGGAgatatataacacactgtagatgcaTGTACAAATCCCTTATTGTCCCTCAGGCAATTCCTCTAAAGGTAATGTTCTTGCCAATAGGCGTTTCCTCTTCCAGGACCCCAGGGCAGCCAAACGACGTGCCCAAGCCAAGGCTTCCCAGTCCCCACACAACGAGGCACTTCTCCCCAAAGAGGAGCCACTGGACGGAGGAGAGTTTTCAGATGGGTCTCCTGGAACCAGCTCGGCTGCCACTGAGGAACTGGACTACCTGTCCACCACAGACATGTACCTGTGTCGCTGGCATGTGCCTCCCCCGTCACCAACTTCGCGAGAGCCCTCACCCAAGAAGGAGGAGCCTGTGGCTAGTGAGTGTTACAAATTGTTAGAAAATGGTTGTATTGGAACCAGCGCATAGAACAGTGCATAAGAAGGCTAAGACTTGGGCCTTAAGTATGTTGGAATAGGCCACATTATTGCTTTTTGTTGCTGTATCTTTTGGAGAATGTGTGCTAAACAGGATTTGTAACAGTCCATGGGTGGTGGAATGACCTTCTCCCTCTTGTACACAGTTCCCTCATGGAAGGAAAACCTTATGGAGCccctaggagaggaggaggcatcTGATATCCCTGAGGTGGCTACTTGTCTTGCACTGTGTGAAGCCCTACGCTGGTGGAAGTCCAGATTGGACCCCTGGTCAGGAGGTCTAAAGTCAAACTGTTTTCTCTTACAGAATCTGGATGACAATGTCTTCCTGAAGCGCCACTCGAAGCATGAACTGGatgagaagagaaggaagaggtaaGGGAGGGCTGGAGTTTTCACTCAGCTTTGTTTGCGTGTCTGACCAACTCTTGCTATGAGTCGGTCTGTTTCTCTGGCATACAGCTTCTGCCTTTCTCCTTATTTTTGTGTGTCCCTTATTTTGACCTTCCATCGCTGTGTTCTTCACTCTCCTTCGTTCACCTCCCATAGATGGGACATCCAGCGGATCCGTGAGCAGCGAATGTTCCAGCGACTGCAGCAGCGCATGAACAAGAGGAAGGGTATCCAAGAGAGTGAGCCAGAAGTGTTCTCCTTCTACCCAGAAGCTGAGGATGGTAAGTCCACCTATAcactgaattgttagatactactgcactgttagagctaggaatacaagcatttcgctacaccagcaataacatctgtgaaatatgtgtatgtgaccaattacattttattttttagataTTGCCAAAAATCAACTATCCCTTAAGGAATGTTTGTTGAGATGTCGTCAGTAGAAATACTGAGCAGGGTCTTATACTCATTGCTTATGAAagtgttctttctctctcctcagtggAGTACCTCATGATCACCCCCCACCTTCCAGTGGTGGTGTTTGGACGACCTCTGCCAAAGCTGTCAAGACGGTGAGTTGAGTCATACGCACTGGTTCTTGAATTACACCAAGCTAAACATCACTTGAATACAATCAGAGTGCTTGCCTCTCAACCTAAACCCCTGTGTTTCTCTATTCACCATTGAAGGATCTTTGACCTGCCCTGGCTGGATGAGCGGAGCCGCTGTCGAGTTGAAGTGCCCAAAAAGCAGACCCCCCACCGGACCTGCCGTAAATAAATCTGTCCTTTCCACCTGAGTCCAAGAGAGGAGACTCCGGCTGGATTGGTGCCAGGCAGGACTCCTCTGTGTAAACGTCTGCCTTGTTATTtgggagaggaacacacacaggaggTTGGGGAATTGCATGCCACAATCCCCTAAAATCAAAGGATGCACTGTGCCACAGTTTGGACATAGTTGCTGGACTGCAGAACAGATCCTATAGTAGGGCTGGTTTGGAAGAAGATTGAGGGTGGTGTGGACTATCCAGGAAGAGCAGACATGTTTGTCTCCTCTAGATTCCCACTGGGTTCATTTGAGGACAGTTTTCCTCTTTGTCACTTCACCCCAAAAATCCCCAAGCTAAAGTTGTACAAACTGTTGACGTTGTCATTCACATTGACATGCCAGAATGGCTGACTCCCATCTGTATGTGATTGCTGTTGCATCCTATAGAAAGGAGATCTCCTGTTGGAGAtaaaaggggaaaaaaaacatttcacagtAGGAGAGTGAGATGGTTTGAAAGCGCTTCAGCAGCACTTATGGTTTGTGTTTCAAACAAGATGttgaaatttaaaaaacaaaaatgcTTTATGAACATGACTTGGTTTCTTTTGAATTGTGTCTACCTGATTTGATAAGTGCAGGATATAAAATGACCTTGAAAGCACTGGAACATAATGGGAATTGGAAGAATTAGGTATGAGTGAAAGTTCATCTTTATCACTATCAATATATTGTCTCTGGTTAATAATTCATATTCATTCAACCTCTTGAGATTTCCGGagatttataattttgttcacaAATGTCATCATAATCATTTTTTAATAATTTCAAAATGCTTCAACCAATTAACGACACTTGCTAATTGAAAAGAGAACTTGGCAGAAAGATTGAAATGCCTTGATTGAAAAAAGATCGAGTAGGCTAGGGCGGAATTGCGTAACTAACATTcacccacaattcctggcattcTTCCGGTTTCCTTTATCTGATTCCTAAGATGGCGGACCGGCGACGTCGAAGGAGGCGCGCATCCCAGGACAGCGAGGAGGACGATGAATCTGGTTCGGGATCAGAAAGTGGAAAGTCCCTTTCGCCAACGACAAAGCCCCGAGTACGGGACCCTGAACCAGTAGAGGCACCAGCTGTTCGTGTGGTGCCGGAAAACGATGCTGAATCCGAGTGTGTGAGTCTTACTCCCGAGACGCGAAGCCGATCAATTAATAGGACTTGATTAGTTGGATAACTAGCTAACTCGGCTAACGTTAGCGTGCTCGCTACTAATTCATGGCTGGGTCAACAAGTCACCCGGCTATGGGAATGGAACGGTGTTGGGCGGATAGTTGTCCGGTGTTTAGGCCAAGTCATATCCCCATGTTTTGCGTTTGCCACGTCCAGCTAATGTTTCTCATAAATCAACAAACTAACTCATGTTTTGCCGGGAACCGTCTGCAGCGCCAAACCGTAAACTAACGTTGGAGCTAGCTAACTTTGTTTTGTAATTTTAGCTTAGAATGTTTACCACGCTGGTAACGCGTTACCTAATGGTTATAGGGAAGTGTTTAATTTATCTAAATAACGTTACTGTACTATCAGTGTTTGTAGTTAAGCTCTTTGCAACTACTGTACTAGCTAGTAGTAGCTATGCTAATGTTAAATCCAAAGGGAGCTTTGATATTGTTGAGTTATTCCACTACTGACTGTGAAAATGTGACCATAATTAACGTCAACTAGTTACGATATTTACCTCCACCAATCACGCCTTATTTTTAAGTCATTTTCTTGTCCAGTAATCAGGAAAGAACTTGACTTCACCCTCTTGTTTTGAATGGCCACCACTACGCCAAAGCTTGTTGATATTTATCGAAATCCCTAGTGATGTGAGGAATCCATGTTTGGCATAATGAATGGTTGTTtgattatatttttatttgacttggaaagtgcacattaatcaacgtttcagtaaaagtgcacTTTTTAGTCAGCCAGCTAATTTTCAACTGCAGTCCcagggcaggttattaaaaacaacaaTACAGACAATGAGCAGTGAGCACTTGCAGAGCAAcgtaggacaagcaacacgtagcacgcagactgAGCAATAGCACAAAAAGCAACAAAATACATCAATGCAACAGTTTCCACACCCCACAAGCTATAGCATGGAAAGTGGCAATATACAACTAAGGTTTATGTTCACaagtctgattggcctttagccaTGTTTTGTTGAGGTGCGACATGTAGGGCAGTTGTGTGTCTGGTGGTAGTgtgttccagacatgggaagctctcacagagaaagcaggTTGATTAAATGTGCTCatgagctcatgctttctgaggatataacagtgatgatggctattgggcgtcctatcaagcactttgagagcctgtttgtagatggactgaatgggttttaatgttgGGCCCAACTAATCAAGTAGTATGTTAAGATGTGTTATCATAGATTTGActtacagttttgctacctcctagtcaaacaatttcgtataaatcggaaattagctaggttgaattaaTTTGAGGCACCCTTTTCACCTGCTCTTTACGAGAGGTTGGACTCAAGTATAATGCCACGATACTTAACATCGGATACCACCtgacatagacatctggctcaggaTCATCAGTTGCCCTCTTTGAGAAGAACATGCAGActgttatatttttttaaatactttgagATGCAAACATGAgacactttgtaacctggaccattacagtagtgagttcttgtgcagcttgtttgctctttgcatgcacctATATCACTATAATTTGCATACATTTAAACTTCAGatccagtacagacagaagacaGGCTGAACAGTACTGatccttggggcacgcccacctCATAGCTGATAGTGgtcgacagctcattgctcactctgacacactgggtTCTGCCTTTTCAAAGTATGAGCTCATCCATCTCAAGGCGTCAGGGGAGAAGTTAAAACTTGGGACAGTTGTTTATGAGAACCTCATGGTTAAGTGTCAATCTTTCCTTAGGTCTAGAAATACAGCCCCAACAATGCCCCCTTTGTCCAtattggacttcacattttccagaagaaagcagttgggcCTTTCTGTGGTGTGTTTTGCTCTGAAGTCAAactgaatggagtgtaatgtgaaggggctgttgagGTTGGCCATCAGTTGCTCTGCTACACACTAGTCAGCAACCTTCGACACCACAGGTAGTTTACTAATGGGCCTGTTACTCACTTCAGCAGGGTCACCTGATTTAAAGATGGATGTTATTATGGCCAACTTCCAGACCCTTGGAAACACCCCatgaccaatagatgtgttggtgaccttggtaatggggccaatgagtgactcaaacttttttttttaatcaacataattggtgaagcaaagggaaattctaaattgatctggaagaatctaaaaaaaaaagttaacagggaaagaccaCAATGACACTGCAAAAAGACTGGACATCTATGTGAATGACAGTCTAACACAGGATGCATTGGCCAGGTTTGGATTAGATTTTGTTTAGGAAACCATTAATTGTAAGTCAGTCTGGGTTGTGGATAGAAAAACCTCTCCGCTTCCACATCTGTGGAGAGTTGGTATCATGTGGTATCATGTTTGCCTGTCAGTGGTGTGTAGGCTACATACTGTTGCTATTTGTTGTCGGTTCAGTCGCATTGTTTGACTAGTGTTATCCTTTCTTAACAGGAAAGTGAAGATGGTGTAGGAGAAGGTGAGTCAGTGTTTGTTGATGCAATCCAATGGCCTATCTAGA
This sequence is a window from Oncorhynchus mykiss isolate Arlee chromosome 13, USDA_OmykA_1.1, whole genome shotgun sequence. Protein-coding genes within it:
- the LOC110486182 gene encoding male-specific lethal 1-like 1; this encodes MTSTVFTSGGYKLDTVGKIDLVKAPAGGTPDSFSILRREPSEYVIGVPNVLGSIHNSSGQQLQGKAKVVPGQGQVTCRPGSGQNLGLGSGQEENWVSFGAQTPQGKPMGGEGTTPVKSKTLLGQTNSNMGKTDLGVHNTIKQPRDDVVGGREVRGAATAAVMGAQSSEHSPDCKRGNIRKGPGHSPTQTSCIRQILLLQLELIEQQQQQLQSKSKEIDDLKAEKEMLMARIERMERRLRLGKKDGCDQHPTHIPSRQQDKAATPGTPEGQGLSEGRSNHTPRTLNFGRGGKGHKRRFLFQDPRAAKRRAQAKASQSPHNEALLPKEEPLDGGEFSDGSPGTSSAATEELDYLSTTDMYLCRWHVPPPSPTSREPSPKKEEPVAIPSWKENLMEPLGEEEASDIPENLDDNVFLKRHSKHELDEKRRKRWDIQRIREQRMFQRLQQRMNKRKGIQESEPEVFSFYPEAEDVEYLMITPHLPVVVFGRPLPKLSRRIFDLPWLDERSRCRVEVPKKQTPHRTCRK